A genome region from bacterium includes the following:
- the trpA gene encoding tryptophan synthase subunit alpha: MSRIANTFAALGRRGEAALVPFLMAGDPDLEVTRALLLEAAEAGADLIELGVPFSDPTADGPVIQRAGLRALARRTSLRQILELVAELRRGGMTTPIILFGYYNPIFHYGPARLAEDARQAGVDALLVVDLPPEEADELWSPARAAGLDIIFLLAPTSDAGRVRTVLRKASGFVYFVSMTGITGSKAIDAGDVERMVADLRATCRLPIGVGFGISTPAEAGAVARYADAVVVGSALVRIIETQAGSPGLVGEVGHFIRALKGACRRTTPAAG, encoded by the coding sequence ATGAGCCGAATCGCGAATACCTTCGCCGCCCTGGGGCGGCGCGGCGAGGCGGCGCTGGTGCCGTTCCTGATGGCCGGCGATCCGGATCTCGAGGTGACGCGGGCGCTGCTGCTCGAGGCGGCGGAGGCGGGGGCCGACCTCATCGAGCTCGGGGTGCCGTTCTCGGACCCGACGGCCGACGGTCCGGTGATCCAGCGCGCCGGGCTGCGGGCGCTGGCGCGCCGCACGTCGCTGCGCCAGATCCTCGAACTGGTCGCCGAGCTGCGGCGCGGCGGCATGACGACGCCGATCATCCTCTTCGGCTATTACAACCCGATCTTCCACTACGGCCCGGCGCGTCTGGCCGAGGACGCGCGGCAGGCCGGCGTGGACGCGCTGCTGGTCGTGGATCTGCCGCCGGAGGAAGCCGACGAGCTGTGGAGCCCGGCGCGCGCCGCGGGCCTGGACATCATCTTCCTGCTGGCGCCCACCAGCGATGCCGGGCGGGTGCGGACGGTGCTGCGAAAGGCGAGCGGCTTCGTCTACTTCGTCTCGATGACCGGCATCACGGGCAGCAAGGCCATCGACGCGGGCGATGTCGAGCGCATGGTCGCCGACCTGCGCGCCACCTGCCGGCTGCCGATCGGCGTCGGCTTCGGCATCAGCACCCCGGCCGAGGCCGGCGCGGTGGCGCGCTATGCGGACGCGGTGGTGGTCGGCAGCGCCTTGGTCCGCATCATCGAGACGCAGGCCGGATCGCCCGGTCTGGTGGGCGAGGTTGGCCACTTCATTCGGGCGCTGAAGGGCGCCTGCCGGCGCACCACGCCCGCCGCCGGGTAG
- a CDS encoding bifunctional folylpolyglutamate synthase/dihydrofolate synthase, with protein sequence MTDYPRTLDWLYALEAAKGMDFKLERVALALRRLGDPQRAYPALHIAGTNGKGSVAAMLDACLGAAGYRVGRYTSPHLVELGERITIGGVAMSRQALVATADEVRAATLAHGIGLTFFEILTVMAFLHFARVGIDVAVVEVGLGGRLDATNVIDPLAAVITTIGLDHTQWLGDTVAAIAVEKGGIIKPGRPVVLGRIGGEALAVLLRLARERGAPVLAAGRDYRVEGEERLSLRGAGWTLRDLEVGLRGAHQRDNAATALAALGVVRAALPVNETAVRQGLRSVRWPGRLEVIGRAPLTIVDGAHNRDGIDSLTAALPGLTGGRPVDLLFAVMADKDWPAMVTRLAPFCRSVVVTEALPRRAAPAAAVAAAFPAACAARAEPDVERAWGLARQRAGRDGVVLACGSLFLIGALYELGVAPGAPVASAQGAAQP encoded by the coding sequence ATGACCGACTACCCGCGCACGCTCGACTGGCTGTACGCTCTCGAGGCGGCCAAGGGGATGGATTTCAAGCTCGAGCGGGTGGCGCTGGCGCTGCGCCGCCTCGGCGATCCCCAGCGGGCCTACCCGGCGCTCCACATCGCCGGCACCAACGGCAAGGGCTCGGTCGCCGCCATGCTCGACGCCTGTCTCGGCGCCGCCGGCTACCGCGTCGGTCGCTACACCTCGCCGCATCTCGTGGAGCTCGGGGAGCGCATCACCATCGGCGGCGTCGCGATGTCGCGCCAGGCGCTGGTGGCGACGGCCGATGAGGTCCGGGCGGCGACATTGGCGCACGGGATCGGCCTGACCTTCTTCGAGATCCTGACCGTGATGGCGTTCCTTCACTTCGCGCGCGTCGGGATCGACGTCGCGGTCGTGGAGGTCGGACTCGGCGGCCGCCTCGACGCGACCAACGTCATCGACCCGCTGGCAGCGGTCATCACGACGATCGGCCTCGACCACACCCAGTGGTTGGGGGACACCGTGGCGGCGATCGCCGTCGAGAAGGGGGGCATCATCAAGCCCGGGCGGCCGGTGGTGTTGGGGCGCATCGGCGGCGAGGCGCTGGCGGTTCTGTTGCGGCTGGCCCGGGAACGGGGGGCGCCGGTCCTGGCGGCGGGACGCGACTACCGCGTCGAGGGCGAGGAGCGGCTGTCGTTGCGCGGCGCGGGATGGACGCTGCGCGACCTCGAGGTCGGCCTGCGCGGGGCGCATCAGCGGGACAACGCGGCGACGGCGCTGGCGGCGCTGGGGGTCGTGCGCGCGGCGCTGCCGGTGAACGAGACGGCCGTGCGCCAGGGGCTGCGGTCGGTGCGCTGGCCCGGGAGACTCGAGGTGATCGGCCGGGCGCCGCTGACGATCGTCGACGGCGCCCACAACCGCGACGGGATCGACAGCCTGACGGCGGCGCTGCCTGGGCTGACCGGGGGGCGCCCGGTGGACCTGTTGTTCGCGGTGATGGCGGACAAGGACTGGCCGGCGATGGTGACGCGATTGGCGCCGTTCTGCCGCAGCGTCGTCGTCACCGAAGCGCTGCCCCGGCGGGCGGCGCCGGCGGCGGCGGTGGCGGCGGCATTTCCCGCCGCCTGTGCGGCGCGGGCGGAGCCCGACGTCGAACGCGCCTGGGGGCTGGCGCGGCAGCGCGCCGGGCGCGACGGCGTCGTGCTGGCCTGCGGATCGCTGTTTCTGATCGGCGCCCTCTATGAGCTGGGCGTCGCGCCGGGGGCGCCCGTCGCGTCGGCCCAGGGAGCGGCGCAGCCGTGA
- a CDS encoding phosphoribosylanthranilate isomerase, whose protein sequence is MTRVKICGVTRLADALHAARAGADAIGLNFFPRSPRCVSVEAAAAIAAALPPTVCTVGIFVDADRDAIAAVAERVGLTAIQFHGQEPAALCRGWNRKTIKAVRVDGPQALAAAAAYPVDYVLADAHVAGQAGGTGRRVPLAWVVGVPNERLILAGGLTPDTVADAVRAVHPAAVDVASGVESAPGIKDPEKVERFIANARTA, encoded by the coding sequence GTGACGCGGGTGAAGATCTGCGGCGTCACCCGGCTGGCCGACGCGCTGCACGCGGCGCGCGCCGGCGCCGACGCCATCGGTCTCAACTTCTTCCCGCGCAGCCCGCGCTGCGTGTCCGTCGAGGCGGCGGCCGCGATCGCGGCGGCGCTGCCGCCAACGGTGTGCACGGTGGGGATCTTCGTCGACGCCGATCGCGACGCGATCGCCGCGGTCGCCGAGCGCGTCGGCCTGACCGCGATCCAGTTCCATGGCCAGGAGCCGGCGGCGCTGTGCCGCGGCTGGAACCGCAAGACCATCAAGGCGGTACGGGTCGACGGCCCGCAGGCGTTGGCCGCGGCCGCGGCGTATCCCGTCGACTACGTGCTCGCCGACGCCCACGTCGCCGGCCAGGCCGGCGGCACCGGGCGCCGGGTGCCGCTGGCATGGGTGGTCGGGGTGCCCAACGAGCGCCTGATCCTGGCCGGCGGGCTGACGCCCGATACGGTGGCCGACGCGGTGCGCGCCGTGCATCCGGCGGCGGTCGACGTCGCCTCCGGGGTGGAGTCGGCGCCCGGTATCAAGGACCCGGAGAAAGTGGAACGGTTCATCGCCAATGCCCGCACTGCCTGA
- the trpB gene encoding tryptophan synthase subunit beta: MPALPDRLGHFGAFGGRYVAETLMPALLELDTAYRALRRDRDFRQEVRDYLREYAGRETPLYFARRLSEQLGGAKIYLKREDLCHTGAHKINNTVGQGLLARRMGKPRLIAETGAGQHGVATATVTALLGMQCEVFMGAEDVRRQSLNVFRMKLLGATVHPVRSGSATLKDAVNEALRDWVTNVRTTYYLVGSTMGPHPYPMIVRDFQSVIGIEARRQILKREGRLPDLLIACIGGGSNAMGLFHPFINDAGVAMTGVEAAGDGVDTGRHAASISGGMVGVLHGKKTYVLQDELGQIREAHSISAGLDYPGVGPEHAWLHDTGRARYVAVTDAEAVAALQRLTATEGIIPALESAHAVAHAIAVAPSMGRDQIVVVNLSGRGDKDMNSVAAYLGVTL; this comes from the coding sequence ATGCCCGCACTGCCTGATCGCCTCGGACACTTCGGCGCGTTCGGCGGCCGCTACGTCGCCGAGACGTTGATGCCGGCGCTGCTCGAGCTCGACACCGCCTACCGCGCGCTGCGGCGCGACCGCGACTTCCGCCAGGAGGTGCGCGACTATCTGCGCGAGTACGCGGGGCGCGAGACCCCGCTCTACTTCGCGCGCCGCCTGAGCGAGCAACTGGGCGGGGCGAAGATCTATCTGAAGCGCGAGGACCTCTGCCACACCGGCGCGCACAAGATCAACAACACGGTCGGCCAGGGACTCCTGGCGCGGCGCATGGGCAAGCCACGCCTGATCGCCGAGACGGGCGCCGGCCAGCACGGCGTGGCGACGGCGACGGTGACCGCGCTGCTCGGCATGCAGTGCGAAGTCTTCATGGGCGCCGAGGACGTGCGGCGCCAGTCGCTCAACGTCTTCCGCATGAAGCTGCTCGGCGCCACCGTGCACCCGGTGCGCAGCGGCAGCGCGACGCTGAAGGATGCGGTGAACGAGGCGCTGCGCGACTGGGTGACCAACGTGCGCACGACCTACTATCTGGTCGGCTCGACGATGGGGCCGCACCCGTATCCGATGATCGTGCGCGACTTCCAGTCGGTGATCGGCATCGAGGCGCGCCGGCAGATCCTGAAGCGGGAGGGGCGGCTGCCGGATCTGCTGATCGCCTGCATCGGCGGCGGCAGCAACGCGATGGGGCTGTTCCATCCCTTCATCAATGACGCCGGGGTGGCGATGACCGGCGTCGAGGCGGCGGGCGACGGCGTCGACACCGGTCGACACGCGGCGTCGATCAGCGGCGGCATGGTCGGGGTGCTGCACGGCAAGAAGACGTACGTGCTGCAGGACGAGCTGGGACAGATCCGCGAGGCGCACTCGATCTCGGCCGGGCTGGACTACCCCGGCGTCGGCCCCGAGCACGCGTGGCTGCACGACACCGGCCGCGCCCGCTACGTCGCGGTCACCGACGCCGAGGCCGTGGCGGCGCTGCAGCGGCTCACCGCCACCGAGGGGATCATCCCGGCGCTCGAGTCGGCGCATGCCGTCGCGCACGCGATCGCCGTCGCGCCGTCCATGGGGCGCGACCAGATCGTCGTCGTCAATCTCTCGGGTCGCGGCGACAAGGACATGAACAGCGTCGCCGCCTATCTGGGCGTGACCCTCTGA